A single genomic interval of Suncus etruscus isolate mSunEtr1 chromosome 12, mSunEtr1.pri.cur, whole genome shotgun sequence harbors:
- the CCDC9B gene encoding LOW QUALITY PROTEIN: coiled-coil domain-containing protein 9B (The sequence of the model RefSeq protein was modified relative to this genomic sequence to represent the inferred CDS: inserted 1 base in 1 codon), whose amino-acid sequence MISCASAKPAGRGHSSPAWSGSGLAPASLHLRLPWGCSGILXVPATMHSTGPQRAESPTSKQQEKDAELDRRIAALRKKNQALLRRYQEIQEDRRQAEQGPTAGAPMEQLQPNGLTVTISQGKRVVSQNWVRRPLTLEDEEVRAFCLGDRVELAVTMENKAKAKRIVSEKPPGARNHGARAQSLSTHPASNSASARKVLLQERPAAATPMSDMRNDPQRVLCSPKAAGEPLSPGRGFAPGSRWSSPDVGWDYAQWKQEREQIDQERLARHRDAQGDWRRPWDLDKTAPISKAVGHSSVLLPLPFPLSVHTGHSTSANLGKMMRPGRAVPGSEEGPLKGLAGPFTGLSMKLRKGSPTMEPHPLPIPFTSSGPRSPRKPQPSLSPPGGKGGTPRGGQSSRPVGAPAFRNKAWGMERLTGRARRWDMKEGKEPERQEGGQSSRNPASEEARPQEQARPEGPELEPEVALNSELEPGSPTSPCLASPEGSMVEPATAAATVVPPSPPHTEPTPLDLSLGGASSFRSRESTSVVGSKQGAQESSESRPQGSEQSYGWSCAQAAPEIQTCPESPRGSHPPETREDSKVGDQQGLAPQSRPPRGAGQRTRGTGGGRGRAGGPGQAKRC is encoded by the exons ATGATCTCGTGTGCAAGCGCGAAGCCGGCAGGGAGAGGCCACAGCAGCCCGGCCTGGTCCGGCTCCGGCCTGGCTCCGGCTTCCCTCCACCTCCGTCTCCCCTGGGGTTGCTCTGGCATTC TTGTGCCTGCCACCATGCACTCGACT GGGCCTCAGAGGGCCGAATCTCCCACGAGTAAGCAGCAGGAGAAGGATGCAGAGCTGGACCGAAGGATAGCTGCCCTCCGCAAGAAGAACCAGGCCTTACTCCGCAGGTACCAG GAAATCCAGGAAGATCGACGGCAGGCGGAACAGGGGCCCACAGCTGGGGCCCCTATGGAGCAACTCCAGCCCAATGGCCTCACCGTCACCATCAGCCAG GGGAAACGGGTAGTCAGCCAGAACTGGGTGCGACGCCCACTGACGCTGGAGGATGAAGAGGTTAGAGCTTTCTGCTTGGGAGACCGGGTGGAGCTGGCAGTGACTATGGAGAACAAAGCCAAG gccaaGCGGATCGTCAGTGAGAAGCCCCCTGGAGCTCGAAACCATGGGGCTCGGGCCCAGAGCCTCTCCACACATCCAGCCAGCAACTCAGCTTCGGCCAGGAAGGTGCTTCTTCAAGAAAGA CCTGCTGCTGCCACCCCCATGTCAGACATGAGGAACGATCCTCAGAGGGTTCTGTGCTCCCCGAAG GCTGCTGGGGAACCCTTGAGTCCAGGCCGGGGGTTCGCCCCTGGGTCCCGCTGGAGCTCCCCAGATGTGGGCTGGGACTACGCTCAGTGGAAGCAGGAGCGGGAGCAGATTGACCAGGAGCGCCTGGCTCGGCACCGGGATGCACAGGGGGACTGGCGGCGCCCGTGGGATCTGGACAAGACCGCACCCAT TAGCAAAGCCGTGGGACACAGTAGTGTCCTTCTGCCACTTCCTTTCCCCTTGTCTGTCCATACAGGCCACAGCACTTCAGCAAACCTCGGGAAGATGATGCGGCCAGGGCGGGCAGTGCCAGGG TCTGAGGAGGGTCCCCTGAAGGGGTTGGCTGGTCCCTTCACTGGGCTCTCAATGAAGCTGAG AAAGGGCTCTCCTACAATGGAACCCCACCCTCTCCCCATTCCCTTTACCTCTTCAGGCCCAAGGAGCCCCCGAAAACCTCAGCCCTCACTATCACCTCCTGGTGGCAAAG GTGGTACTCCTCGGGGTGGGCAATCCAGCAGACCTGTTGGGGCACCAGCCTTCCGCAACAAGGCCTGGGGGATGGAAAGGCTGACAGGCAGGGCCCGCAG GTGGGACATGAAGGAAGGCAAGGAGCCTGAGAGACAGGAG GGAGGCCAGAGCAGCCGAAACCCTGCGAGCGAGGAAGCAAGGCCTCAGGAACAGGCCAGGCCCGAGGGACCGGAGCTGGAGCCAGAAGTGGCGCTGAACTCAGAACTAGAGCCAGGAAGCCCCACCAGCCCCTGCCTGGCCTCCCCAGAGGGGTCAATGGTGGAGCCAGCAACCGCAGCAGCCACTGtggtccctccctccccaccacaCACTGAGCCAACTCCCCTTGACCTTTCTCTTGGCGGGGCCAGTAGCTTCAGATCTAGGGAGAGCACAAGTGTGGTTGGCTCCAAGCAGGGAGCCCAGGAGAGCTCTGAGTCCCGGCCTCAGGGCTCCGAGCAATCCTATGGCTGGAGCTGTGCCCAGGCAGCACCGGAAATCCAGACTTGTCCTGAGTCACCAAGAGGATCCCACCCCCCAGAAACTAGAGAGGACAGCAAGGTTGGGGACCAGCAGGGCCTGGCGCCGCAAAGCCGGCCTCCCAGAGGAGCTGGACAAAGGACAAGGGGTACAGGAGGTGGGAGAGGCAGAGCAGGGGGTCCTGGCCAAGCAAAGAGGTGCTGA